In one Sphingobium sp. MI1205 genomic region, the following are encoded:
- a CDS encoding YbaB/EbfC family nucleoid-associated protein has protein sequence MKDLNEILNMASKVQEELQRAQDNLDKIEIEGAAGGGLVRVRASAKGRIVSVSIDDSLLVPSEKQMLEDLVAAAFNDARKKADEASSEEMSKMTSGLSLPPGFKLPF, from the coding sequence ATGAAAGATTTGAACGAGATATTGAACATGGCCAGCAAGGTGCAGGAGGAACTGCAGCGGGCGCAGGATAATCTCGACAAGATCGAAATTGAGGGCGCTGCTGGCGGCGGCCTGGTCAGGGTTCGGGCCTCGGCCAAGGGTCGGATCGTAAGCGTGTCGATCGACGACAGCCTGCTGGTTCCATCGGAAAAGCAGATGCTGGAAGATCTCGTCGCCGCCGCCTTTAACGATGCACGCAAGAAGGCGGACGAAGCAAGTTCGGAAGAAATGTCGAAGATGACCAGCGGTCTTTCCCTGCCGCCCGGTTTTAAGCTGCCCTTCTGA
- the lon gene encoding endopeptidase La codes for MTTQYPLLPLRDIVVFPQMIVPLFVGRDKSVAALESAMEGDKEIFLVSQLDPAEDDPARDSLYDTGVIAIVLQLLKLPDGTVRVLVEGKHRAQLQSISSADNHMVASVDPIDEIVAEGPEAAALMRSVAEQFENYAKLNKKLPAETPVQLREIEDAGRLADAVAANINVKVADKQSLLVEADPVKRLEMVFAFMEGELGVLQVEKKIRGRVKRQMEKTQREYYLNEQLKAIQRELGNSDGEEGDELAELAEKIAKTKLSKEARAKANAEFKKLKGMQPMSAEATVVRNYLDVLLGLPWGKRGKVKNDLVRAQAILDEDHFALEKVKDRIVEYLAVQARTNKLKGPILCLVGPPGVGKTSLGRSIAKATGREFVRQSLGGVRDEAEIRGHRRTYIGSLPGKIVTNLKKAGTMNPLFLLDEIDKLGQDFRGDPASALLEVLDPEQNSKFQDHYLEIDVDLSDVMFVTTANSLNLPQPLLDRMEIIRLEGYTEDEKVEIAQRHLLPKQIDAHGLKEGELDVTEAAVRDLIRHYTREAGVRTLERELARLARKALRKILEGAYEKVTITPENLSDYAGVRKFRHGVGEEENQIGAVTGLAWTEVGGELLTIEAVTVPGKGAIRTTGKLGEVMTESVQAAFSYVKARSPGYGIKPSIFTRKDIHIHLPEGAVPKDGPSAGIGMVTTIVSTLTGIPVHKDVAMTGEVTLRGRVLPIGGLKEKLLAALRGGIKTVLIPAENEKDLAEIPANILEGLEIVPVSHVDEVLARALVSLPEAIAWTEEDDLAAQPSPGQGRDGDATLRH; via the coding sequence ATGACTACGCAATATCCTCTTCTTCCGTTGCGCGACATCGTGGTGTTTCCGCAGATGATCGTCCCCCTTTTCGTCGGCCGCGACAAGAGCGTTGCTGCGCTGGAATCCGCGATGGAAGGGGACAAGGAAATCTTTTTGGTGTCGCAGCTTGATCCGGCTGAAGACGATCCGGCCCGAGACTCGCTGTATGATACTGGCGTAATCGCAATCGTGCTGCAGCTTTTGAAGCTGCCCGACGGGACGGTTCGCGTGCTGGTGGAAGGCAAGCACCGGGCGCAGCTGCAGTCGATCAGCAGCGCGGACAATCACATGGTTGCTTCGGTCGATCCGATCGATGAAATCGTGGCGGAAGGCCCGGAAGCGGCGGCGCTCATGCGATCTGTGGCCGAGCAGTTCGAGAATTATGCCAAGCTCAACAAGAAGCTGCCCGCCGAAACGCCGGTACAACTGCGCGAGATTGAGGATGCCGGTCGGTTAGCCGATGCCGTCGCGGCCAACATCAATGTGAAGGTCGCAGACAAGCAATCGCTGCTGGTCGAGGCCGACCCCGTGAAGCGCCTGGAGATGGTTTTCGCCTTCATGGAGGGCGAGCTGGGCGTGCTTCAGGTCGAAAAGAAGATCCGTGGTCGCGTGAAGCGCCAGATGGAAAAGACCCAGCGGGAATATTATCTCAATGAGCAGTTGAAGGCCATTCAGCGCGAACTGGGCAACAGCGACGGTGAGGAAGGCGATGAGCTGGCCGAATTGGCCGAGAAGATCGCCAAGACCAAGCTGAGCAAGGAGGCCCGCGCCAAGGCTAATGCCGAGTTCAAGAAGCTAAAAGGCATGCAGCCGATGTCGGCTGAGGCCACGGTGGTCCGCAACTATCTCGATGTGCTTCTGGGCCTGCCCTGGGGCAAGCGAGGCAAGGTCAAGAACGATTTGGTGCGTGCGCAGGCGATCCTGGATGAGGATCATTTTGCGCTTGAGAAGGTCAAGGACCGGATCGTGGAGTATCTCGCGGTTCAGGCGCGCACCAACAAGCTCAAGGGGCCGATCCTGTGCCTTGTTGGGCCTCCGGGCGTTGGCAAGACATCGCTGGGCCGTTCGATCGCCAAGGCTACGGGCCGTGAATTCGTGCGCCAGTCGCTAGGCGGCGTTCGCGATGAAGCGGAGATTCGGGGGCATCGTCGCACCTATATCGGTTCGCTGCCCGGCAAGATCGTCACCAACCTCAAGAAGGCGGGAACAATGAACCCGCTCTTCCTGCTCGATGAGATCGACAAGCTGGGTCAGGACTTCCGCGGTGATCCGGCCTCGGCATTGCTGGAGGTGCTGGACCCTGAACAGAACAGCAAGTTCCAGGACCATTATCTGGAGATCGACGTCGATCTTTCAGACGTGATGTTCGTCACCACGGCGAACTCCCTGAACCTTCCACAACCGTTGCTGGATCGCATGGAGATCATCCGGCTTGAAGGCTATACCGAGGACGAGAAGGTTGAAATCGCCCAGCGCCACCTGCTGCCCAAGCAGATCGACGCTCACGGCCTGAAGGAAGGCGAACTGGACGTCACGGAAGCCGCTGTCCGCGATCTGATCCGCCATTATACGCGCGAGGCGGGCGTGCGTACGCTGGAGCGCGAACTGGCGCGCCTGGCGCGCAAGGCGCTGCGGAAAATCCTGGAAGGGGCCTACGAAAAGGTCACGATTACGCCTGAAAATCTGTCCGATTATGCTGGAGTCCGGAAATTCCGGCATGGCGTTGGTGAAGAGGAAAACCAGATCGGCGCCGTCACCGGACTTGCATGGACGGAGGTCGGTGGTGAGCTGCTGACGATCGAAGCTGTGACCGTACCCGGAAAGGGGGCGATACGGACCACCGGCAAGCTTGGCGAAGTGATGACCGAATCGGTGCAGGCGGCCTTTTCCTATGTGAAGGCGCGTTCGCCAGGTTACGGCATCAAGCCAAGCATTTTCACGCGCAAGGACATCCACATCCACCTTCCCGAAGGCGCAGTGCCCAAGGATGGCCCGTCCGCTGGCATTGGCATGGTCACGACCATCGTGTCGACGCTGACCGGCATCCCCGTCCACAAGGATGTGGCGATGACTGGTGAGGTGACGTTGCGAGGCCGGGTGCTGCCGATTGGCGGCCTGAAGGAGAAGTTGCTTGCGGCCCTGCGTGGCGGCATCAAAACGGTGTTGATCCCGGCGGAAAATGAGAAGGATCTGGCGGAAATACCCGCCAATATCCTCGAGGGCCTGGAAATTGTGCCGGTTTCCCACGTGGACGAGGTGCTTGCCAGGGCGCTTGTTTCTCTTCCCGAAGCGATTGCCTGGACCGAAGAGGACGACCTTGCCGCCCAGCCTAGCCCCGGACAGGGAAGGGATGGGGACGCGACGCTGCGCCACTGA
- a CDS encoding DNA polymerase III subunit gamma/tau — MSDSPQPYRVLARKYRPRNFRELIGQDAMVQTLGNAIRRGRLAHAFLMTGVRGVGKTSTARLIAKALNCIGEDGQGGPTIDPCGICEPCRAIAEGRHIDVVEMDAASHTGVDDVREIIEAVRYAAVSARYKIYIIDEVHMLSKNAFNALLKTLEEPPAHVKFLFATTEVNKVPVTVLSRCQRFDLRRIPAELLAAHFAHVVDAEQVAAEEDALALIAQAAEGSARDGLSILDQAIAHAEMGEGAPMVTAAQVREMLGLSDRGAVRRLLGLLLEGDTAALLGAVREQYALGVEPLALMRGLLELVHAVTLVKAGRDIANPGQSAEEREALAEWASEMGFAPLHRLWQLLLKGHEEVASAAFPIEACEMALLRVMHAASMPDPGEIARLLRQGGSDAIPSKTTTPTSSSSGTTSLPKDVKAVVDLLWEQKKGRLADFLHDCVRVVRFDPPEIELQFTQDWSEGDFCRTLGMELQKATGSTWQVRRSEGSAAPTLLEQQQESQARERAEIFDTPVVKAVLAAFPEADLDRTEPWSAER; from the coding sequence ATGTCCGATTCACCTCAACCCTATCGCGTTCTCGCGCGCAAATACCGGCCGCGCAATTTTCGCGAATTGATCGGGCAGGACGCCATGGTCCAGACGCTTGGCAACGCCATTCGGCGCGGCAGACTGGCGCATGCTTTCCTGATGACCGGGGTGCGCGGGGTCGGCAAGACATCCACCGCCCGCCTGATCGCAAAGGCTTTGAACTGCATCGGCGAGGATGGCCAGGGTGGCCCCACCATTGATCCTTGCGGTATTTGCGAACCGTGCCGTGCGATCGCGGAAGGCCGCCATATCGACGTTGTGGAAATGGACGCCGCCAGCCACACCGGCGTCGACGATGTCCGGGAGATCATCGAGGCGGTGCGCTATGCGGCCGTGTCCGCCCGTTACAAGATCTACATCATCGATGAAGTGCACATGCTGTCGAAGAATGCGTTCAACGCGCTTCTCAAGACACTGGAAGAGCCGCCAGCGCATGTGAAATTCCTGTTTGCCACGACCGAGGTGAACAAGGTGCCGGTAACGGTGCTTTCCCGCTGCCAGCGCTTCGATCTTCGCCGTATTCCCGCCGAACTGCTGGCGGCCCATTTCGCCCATGTCGTCGATGCCGAGCAAGTGGCGGCCGAAGAGGACGCTCTGGCGCTGATCGCGCAGGCGGCCGAAGGATCGGCCCGTGACGGGCTCTCCATCCTCGATCAGGCCATCGCCCATGCGGAAATGGGCGAGGGGGCTCCGATGGTCACCGCCGCCCAGGTACGGGAAATGCTGGGCCTGTCGGACCGGGGCGCTGTTCGTCGCCTGCTGGGCCTGTTGCTGGAGGGCGATACGGCGGCGCTGTTGGGCGCGGTTCGTGAGCAATATGCGCTGGGCGTCGAACCGCTGGCGCTGATGCGCGGCTTGCTGGAGCTGGTTCACGCGGTAACCCTGGTGAAGGCTGGGCGCGACATCGCTAATCCGGGGCAGTCGGCCGAGGAGCGTGAGGCGCTGGCTGAATGGGCTTCCGAAATGGGTTTCGCGCCGCTTCATCGCCTGTGGCAACTACTGCTCAAGGGGCATGAGGAAGTGGCGAGCGCCGCTTTCCCCATTGAAGCCTGCGAGATGGCGCTGCTGAGGGTCATGCACGCGGCGTCCATGCCGGATCCCGGCGAGATTGCGCGACTGCTGCGCCAAGGTGGCTCTGATGCGATCCCCAGCAAAACGACGACGCCGACATCGTCTTCCTCCGGCACTACATCGCTTCCCAAGGATGTGAAGGCCGTGGTCGACCTTTTATGGGAACAAAAAAAGGGTCGGCTCGCTGACTTCCTGCATGACTGCGTGCGAGTCGTCCGTTTCGATCCGCCCGAAATTGAATTGCAGTTTACACAGGATTGGAGCGAGGGCGACTTCTGCCGAACCCTGGGCATGGAGTTGCAGAAGGCGACGGGCTCTACCTGGCAGGTCAGGCGTAGCGAAGGGAGCGCCGCGCCCACTTTGCTAGAGCAGCAGCAGGAAAGCCAGGCGCGCGAACGCGCCGAGATATTCGATACCCCGGTGGTGAAGGCCGTGCTTGCGGCTTTTCCCGAAGCCGATCTCGATCGGACCGAACCATGGAGCGCAGAGCGATGA
- a CDS encoding cysteine desulfurase family protein, giving the protein MAADRLYLDHAATTPMLASAKAAMAQAMDSWANPSSPHAEGRAARAALEGARSRIAAALGWKGHVLLTSGASEAIAIGVTRAKASEICTSPVEHDSVLRVTPDAARLAVTTDGLVELQSMAYRPSQLVAVQHVNNETGVIQPLGQMRREGVIVFADCAQSAGKLPLPDADMIAISAHKFGGPPGVGALLVRDLSLVEPCGGQEQGYRAGTENLPGVLAMAAALEQGGDWLASAAQLRGRLDEAIEAAGGEIVARAAPRIPTIASYRMPGLSARSQLIQFDLAGISVSAGSACSSGSLKTSHVLRAMGWDETAASEVVRVSFGPSTSEADIGRFIDQWVKMAERRR; this is encoded by the coding sequence GTGGCTGCCGATCGCCTTTATCTGGACCATGCAGCGACGACCCCGATGCTGGCGTCGGCAAAGGCTGCGATGGCGCAGGCCATGGATAGCTGGGCCAATCCGTCCAGTCCTCATGCGGAAGGCCGAGCCGCGCGGGCGGCACTGGAGGGTGCACGATCCCGTATCGCGGCGGCGCTGGGGTGGAAGGGGCATGTGCTGCTCACATCCGGCGCGAGCGAGGCGATAGCCATCGGCGTGACGCGCGCCAAGGCAAGCGAGATATGCACTTCGCCGGTCGAGCATGATTCGGTGCTGCGCGTTACGCCGGATGCCGCGCGCCTTGCGGTCACTACCGACGGATTGGTTGAGCTTCAATCCATGGCCTACCGCCCGAGCCAGCTAGTCGCCGTCCAGCACGTCAACAACGAGACAGGGGTGATCCAGCCGCTCGGCCAGATGCGTCGCGAAGGCGTGATCGTCTTCGCCGACTGTGCGCAAAGCGCGGGGAAGCTGCCGTTGCCCGATGCGGACATGATCGCGATCAGCGCGCATAAGTTTGGCGGGCCGCCGGGCGTCGGTGCGCTTCTCGTCCGGGATCTGTCGCTCGTCGAGCCCTGCGGCGGGCAAGAGCAGGGCTATCGGGCGGGCACTGAAAATCTGCCGGGCGTCCTCGCTATGGCGGCAGCACTGGAGCAGGGGGGCGATTGGTTGGCGTCAGCGGCGCAACTGCGTGGTCGTCTTGACGAGGCAATAGAGGCAGCAGGCGGCGAGATTGTCGCCCGCGCCGCGCCGCGCATCCCGACGATCGCAAGTTATCGCATGCCGGGCTTATCGGCCCGGTCCCAACTCATTCAGTTCGACCTTGCGGGCATTTCCGTTTCGGCGGGCAGCGCCTGCTCATCGGGTTCTCTAAAGACCAGCCATGTCCTGCGCGCGATGGGGTGGGACGAGACTGCCGCCAGCGAGGTTGTACGCGTCAGCTTCGGACCTTCGACCAGCGAGGCGGACATCGGCCGCTTCATTGATCAATGGGTCAAGATGGCGGAGCGACGGCGATGA
- a CDS encoding cysteine desulfurase family protein translates to MGQDGGATAMTIYLDYQATTPLAPEAFDAMVPLLRDQFANPHSAHRLGRAAAAQVERARDEIGRILPDGGRLLFTSGATEALNLAIQGVPGGDVVTLATEHAAVLDTVAALEAKGRKVTILPVGGDGLVDMDAAQAAIQPGVGLVAAMLVNNEIGVIQPVERLADLAHRAGALFLCDAVQAYGRVQIPDNCDMVAISAHKIHGPKGVGALWLRDGVALNPVMHGGGQEGGLRSGTLSPALCAGFGVAARLMRERGEQDRAHVEALWRRALQLFEGWTINGSVEARYHGNLNIRQEGMDGARLLSDCRDVAFSLGSACASGSGRPSHVLRAIGLSDRQARGSVRIGFGRYTTLAELESAAKTMNEAAAVQAAP, encoded by the coding sequence ATGGGTCAAGATGGCGGAGCGACGGCGATGACCATCTACCTCGATTATCAGGCGACGACGCCGCTAGCGCCCGAAGCCTTTGACGCCATGGTCCCACTGCTTCGCGATCAGTTCGCCAATCCCCACAGCGCTCATAGGCTGGGCCGGGCTGCCGCGGCTCAGGTTGAGCGGGCGCGGGACGAGATCGGCAGAATCTTGCCGGATGGCGGCCGCCTGCTTTTCACATCGGGCGCGACCGAGGCGCTTAACCTGGCGATCCAGGGTGTTCCGGGCGGGGATGTCGTGACGCTGGCGACCGAGCATGCCGCGGTTCTGGATACGGTCGCAGCGCTTGAGGCGAAGGGGCGCAAAGTGACCATCCTTCCGGTCGGCGGCGACGGCCTGGTCGATATGGATGCGGCGCAGGCGGCCATCCAGCCGGGCGTCGGATTGGTCGCAGCGATGCTGGTCAACAATGAAATCGGCGTGATCCAGCCTGTCGAAAGGCTGGCGGACCTTGCCCATCGCGCGGGCGCGTTGTTCCTGTGCGACGCGGTGCAGGCTTATGGACGCGTCCAGATCCCTGACAATTGCGACATGGTGGCGATCAGTGCGCACAAGATCCACGGCCCCAAGGGCGTTGGCGCGTTGTGGTTGCGCGATGGTGTGGCGCTTAATCCTGTCATGCATGGCGGGGGGCAGGAGGGTGGCCTGCGATCGGGCACGCTGTCGCCGGCCCTGTGCGCCGGGTTTGGCGTTGCCGCACGGCTGATGCGCGAAAGGGGCGAGCAGGACCGTGCCCATGTCGAGGCGCTATGGCGGCGCGCACTCCAACTGTTTGAAGGATGGACAATCAATGGCAGCGTGGAGGCGCGCTATCATGGCAATCTGAATATCCGGCAAGAGGGTATGGATGGCGCCCGACTGTTGTCGGATTGCCGCGATGTCGCTTTTTCGCTGGGTAGTGCTTGCGCTAGTGGCTCCGGGCGGCCTAGCCATGTTCTACGCGCCATCGGACTTTCCGATCGGCAGGCGCGCGGATCGGTGCGGATCGGTTTTGGCCGGTACACGACACTGGCCGAACTGGAGAGTGCCGCAAAGACAATGAACGAGGCGGCAGCCGTACAAGCGGCGCCGTAG
- a CDS encoding L,D-transpeptidase family protein — translation MTRLIKGVAKAAGPKLLIGGALGAVALLVSSHLDRGRDLRPDSAEAAPARPTTSNPPVERSRTQPMAIDPHALVVKSVLPVPQPFRHGDYVWDESRAPAAGPVIITVDLKAQTLSAFRAGHEIGAAVILYGANDKPSPVGAFPITQKDADHVSNLYDAPMPYMLRLTNDGVAIHGSDVKWGNATHGCIGVPTAFARNLFGAVKLGDLVIITNGKMLDISDARSNG, via the coding sequence ATGACGCGATTGATCAAAGGCGTGGCCAAGGCGGCGGGTCCCAAGCTCCTCATTGGCGGCGCGCTCGGCGCGGTCGCCTTGCTGGTGAGCAGCCATCTCGACCGAGGGCGCGATCTGCGCCCGGACTCCGCAGAGGCTGCGCCGGCCAGGCCGACGACGTCAAATCCTCCGGTGGAGCGCAGCCGCACGCAGCCGATGGCTATCGACCCCCATGCACTGGTGGTGAAGAGCGTTCTGCCGGTCCCTCAACCCTTTCGTCATGGCGATTATGTCTGGGATGAGAGCCGTGCTCCTGCGGCAGGCCCGGTGATCATCACGGTGGACCTGAAGGCGCAAACATTGTCCGCTTTTCGCGCTGGCCATGAAATCGGCGCGGCTGTGATCTTGTACGGGGCCAATGACAAACCGAGTCCGGTGGGCGCCTTCCCGATCACGCAGAAGGACGCCGATCATGTATCGAACCTATATGACGCACCCATGCCCTATATGTTGAGGCTGACGAATGACGGCGTCGCCATCCATGGCAGCGACGTGAAATGGGGCAACGCGACCCATGGCTGTATTGGAGTGCCCACGGCCTTCGCCCGGAATCTGTTTGGCGCCGTGAAACTTGGCGACCTGGTCATCATCACGAACGGCAAGATGCTTGATATAAGCGACGCTCGCAGCAACGGATGA
- a CDS encoding alpha/beta hydrolase: MPDVIFPGPEGRLEGRFSPPPRPRAPVAMILHPHPQGGGTMNDRITQALYKTFVKRGFAVLRFNFRGVGRSQGTFDNGIGELSDAAAALDWVQSFHPEAQTTWIAGFSFGAWIGMQLLMRRPEIRGFISVAPPANMYDFSFLAPCPASGIIVQGTADEVVTASAVQKLVDKLRTQKGITIHHDEIRGANHFFEHELDQLMKSVDNYLDMRLAPDSPIR; encoded by the coding sequence ATGCCCGACGTAATCTTCCCTGGACCCGAAGGCCGCCTAGAAGGCCGCTTCAGCCCCCCGCCCCGGCCTCGCGCCCCCGTCGCGATGATCCTGCATCCGCATCCGCAAGGCGGCGGCACGATGAACGACCGCATCACCCAGGCGCTGTACAAGACCTTCGTGAAGCGCGGTTTCGCCGTGCTGCGTTTCAACTTCCGGGGCGTAGGCCGCAGCCAGGGGACGTTCGACAACGGGATCGGCGAGCTGAGCGACGCCGCCGCCGCGCTCGATTGGGTGCAGAGCTTTCATCCCGAAGCGCAGACCACATGGATCGCGGGCTTTTCCTTTGGCGCATGGATCGGCATGCAATTGCTGATGCGCCGCCCGGAAATTCGCGGCTTCATCTCGGTCGCCCCACCGGCGAACATGTATGATTTCTCTTTCCTTGCGCCCTGTCCGGCGTCCGGGATCATCGTGCAGGGCACCGCTGACGAGGTCGTCACCGCCAGCGCCGTGCAAAAACTGGTGGACAAGCTACGGACGCAGAAAGGGATCACAATCCATCACGATGAGATTCGCGGAGCCAACCACTTTTTCGAACATGAACTCGACCAGCTGATGAAGTCGGTCGACAATTATCTCGATATGCGGCTGGCCCCGGACTCTCCGATCCGCTGA
- a CDS encoding HU family DNA-binding protein, with amino-acid sequence MNKQDLISAVAESSGLSKSDASKAVEGVFDAISASLKKGDEVRLVGFGTFSVSQRKASTGRNPRTGETMTIKASTQPKFKAGKGLKDSVN; translated from the coding sequence ATGAACAAGCAGGATTTGATCAGTGCTGTTGCTGAAAGCAGCGGCCTTAGCAAGAGCGACGCCAGCAAGGCCGTTGAAGGTGTGTTTGATGCGATTTCCGCATCGCTGAAGAAGGGCGATGAAGTCCGCCTGGTTGGCTTTGGCACTTTCTCGGTCTCCCAGCGCAAGGCGTCTACCGGCCGCAATCCGCGTACGGGCGAAACGATGACGATCAAGGCTTCCACTCAGCCAAAGTTCAAGGCGGGCAAGGGCCTCAAGGATTCAGTGAACTAA
- a CDS encoding 2Fe-2S iron-sulfur cluster-binding protein — translation MIRVTFISADGENRQEVDADVGSVLLDVAQAAGQPLEGTCEGQMACSTCHVIVEAQDFPRLKAASEAEEDMLDLAAAATRTSRLSCQIVLDDKLDGLTVRIPSESCNMQGM, via the coding sequence ATGATAAGGGTCACGTTCATCAGCGCGGATGGGGAAAACCGCCAGGAGGTCGATGCCGATGTCGGATCGGTATTGCTGGATGTCGCGCAGGCGGCCGGGCAGCCGCTGGAGGGCACGTGCGAGGGGCAGATGGCATGCTCCACCTGTCATGTCATTGTGGAAGCGCAGGATTTTCCGAGACTGAAGGCCGCGAGCGAGGCGGAGGAAGACATGCTGGACCTGGCGGCGGCGGCGACGCGGACCAGCCGCCTGTCCTGCCAGATCGTGCTGGATGACAAGCTGGACGGGTTGACGGTTCGTATTCCGAGCGAGTCCTGCAATATGCAGGGCATGTGA
- the blaSGM gene encoding SGM family class A beta-lactamase has protein sequence MRLRLVLLTAALTLGLGNAAPQQDGARQSLLPPPPRYMVSESVMKAIRNPRTIEEETGGRLGIALVDSKGALILGFNRDERFAMCSTFKAPLAAAVLMGADAGRFGLEGQVAFTDKDLLDYAPVVKANRKRGRLSMEELAKAAVEVSDNSAANLLLPMIGGPEGLTAFVRAHGDTVTRLDRVEPALNENAQGDPRDTTSPAAMAGLIGRLLFRDMQAESATRLTSWLNASKTGDKRIKAGLPPGWTSGGKTGSCGTAFNDVALVEAPSGERYILAIYLDRPTVDAKAADAAIAEAARAALDFVGKAQPTGL, from the coding sequence ATGCGCCTGCGCTTGGTATTGCTGACAGCCGCGTTGACGTTAGGGCTTGGAAACGCAGCTCCGCAACAGGATGGCGCGCGCCAGTCGCTGCTGCCGCCACCGCCCCGCTACATGGTGAGCGAGTCGGTGATGAAGGCGATCCGCAATCCCCGGACTATCGAAGAGGAAACGGGAGGCCGCCTGGGTATCGCTTTGGTGGACAGCAAGGGCGCTTTGATTTTGGGCTTCAATCGGGATGAGCGCTTCGCGATGTGCTCGACTTTCAAGGCGCCGCTGGCGGCGGCGGTCCTGATGGGCGCGGATGCGGGGCGATTTGGGCTGGAAGGACAGGTGGCCTTCACCGACAAGGATCTTCTGGATTATGCGCCCGTGGTAAAGGCGAACCGCAAGCGGGGCCGCCTGTCCATGGAGGAACTGGCGAAAGCTGCGGTCGAGGTCAGCGATAACAGCGCCGCCAACCTCCTGCTGCCCATGATCGGCGGGCCGGAAGGGCTGACAGCATTCGTGCGGGCGCATGGTGATACGGTAACGCGGCTTGATCGCGTGGAACCCGCGCTGAACGAAAATGCGCAGGGCGATCCGCGCGACACGACGAGTCCCGCAGCGATGGCTGGACTGATAGGGCGATTGTTGTTTCGCGACATGCAGGCCGAAAGCGCAACCCGGCTGACAAGCTGGCTGAATGCCAGCAAGACAGGCGACAAGAGGATAAAAGCGGGCCTGCCGCCGGGATGGACTTCGGGCGGAAAGACGGGAAGTTGCGGCACCGCCTTCAACGACGTTGCGCTGGTAGAGGCGCCTTCGGGCGAGCGTTATATCCTGGCCATCTATCTCGACCGCCCAACCGTTGACGCCAAGGCGGCGGATGCGGCAATTGCCGAAGCAGCACGCGCGGCTCTCGATTTCGTTGGAAAGGCGCAGCCGACGGGGCTTTAG
- the hisI gene encoding phosphoribosyl-AMP cyclohydrolase: MNDARDRGLTLNPKYDRDGLITAVVTDVESGDVLMVAHMNEEALGLTLQTGFAHFWSRSRQSLWKKGETSGHMLQVRDIRIDCDQDAVWVKAVPAGPTCHTGARSCFFRRIRPEGLTAVDAGE; this comes from the coding sequence ATGAATGACGCACGCGACAGGGGGCTGACCCTCAATCCCAAATATGACCGTGACGGACTGATCACGGCCGTCGTCACCGATGTTGAAAGCGGCGATGTGCTGATGGTCGCCCATATGAATGAAGAAGCGCTGGGGCTGACACTCCAGACAGGCTTTGCCCATTTCTGGTCGCGTAGCCGACAGTCGCTTTGGAAAAAGGGCGAGACGTCGGGCCATATGCTTCAGGTCCGCGATATTCGGATCGATTGCGACCAGGACGCCGTATGGGTGAAGGCTGTGCCCGCGGGCCCCACATGCCACACAGGCGCGCGGTCATGCTTTTTTCGCCGCATCCGGCCGGAGGGACTGACTGCTGTCGATGCGGGGGAATAG